The following proteins are encoded in a genomic region of Verrucomicrobiota bacterium:
- a CDS encoding deoxyribodipyrimidine photo-lyase produces the protein MNTPSIHWFRLDLRLSDNPALRAALERGGAVLPVFIGSMEEEAPWSPGGASKWWLHQSLAALDGQLRALGSRLIIRRGPALETLRALVKETGASAVFWNCRYEPAVIARDAKVQEALRQEGLAVESFNAALLHEPWTIQNQSGKPFQVFTPFWRHGLTKPDPAEPLPAPRTLPVSAKWPKSLALDELQLEPSIKWAEGFRAAWQPGEAGAADNVRKFLAQAFDHYSDQRNRPDLTGTSRLSPHLHFGEISPRQIWHGLAHMASRRGLPIGAWRSSQFLAEVGWREFAHHLLYHFPHTPTEPLRGDFKKFPWRKDAAWLKAWQRGRTGFPIVDAGMRELWATGWMHNRVRMIVASLLVKDLLIDWQEGARWFWDTLVDADLAQNTLGWQWTAGCGADAAPYFRVFNPVSQGEKFDPHGDYVRRWCPELGKLPPDWIHQPDKAPLETLRAAGVELGRTYPEPVVSHAIAREVALEAFARIKRPSA, from the coding sequence ATGAACACGCCTTCGATTCACTGGTTCAGGTTGGACCTGCGCCTGTCGGATAATCCCGCTTTGCGAGCGGCACTTGAGCGCGGCGGGGCGGTCCTGCCGGTATTCATCGGGTCGATGGAGGAGGAAGCCCCTTGGTCGCCGGGTGGCGCTTCGAAGTGGTGGCTGCATCAATCGCTGGCGGCGCTGGATGGGCAATTGCGCGCCCTCGGCTCGCGGCTGATCATCCGGCGCGGGCCGGCGCTCGAAACCCTGCGGGCGCTGGTGAAGGAAACTGGCGCGTCGGCGGTGTTTTGGAATTGCCGCTACGAACCCGCTGTCATCGCTCGCGATGCCAAAGTACAGGAGGCATTGCGCCAGGAGGGATTGGCCGTCGAAAGTTTCAATGCCGCGCTGTTGCACGAACCGTGGACGATTCAAAACCAGAGCGGCAAACCGTTCCAGGTCTTCACGCCATTCTGGCGGCATGGCCTGACAAAGCCCGATCCCGCCGAGCCACTGCCCGCGCCGCGAACTCTGCCCGTGTCAGCCAAGTGGCCGAAGTCGCTCGCGCTTGATGAGCTGCAACTCGAACCAAGCATCAAGTGGGCCGAGGGATTTCGAGCCGCCTGGCAACCAGGTGAGGCGGGCGCAGCAGACAACGTGAGGAAGTTTCTGGCACAAGCGTTCGACCACTACTCCGACCAGCGCAACCGACCTGACCTGACCGGCACGTCGCGCCTCTCACCCCACTTGCACTTCGGTGAAATCAGTCCGCGCCAAATCTGGCATGGTCTCGCACACATGGCGTCGAGACGTGGGCTGCCCATCGGCGCCTGGCGCTCATCGCAATTCCTCGCCGAAGTCGGCTGGCGCGAATTTGCCCACCACTTGCTCTACCATTTTCCACACACGCCGACCGAGCCGTTGCGCGGCGATTTCAAGAAGTTCCCGTGGCGCAAGGACGCGGCCTGGCTCAAGGCGTGGCAACGAGGTCGCACGGGCTTTCCCATCGTGGACGCCGGGATGCGCGAGTTGTGGGCGACCGGCTGGATGCACAATCGCGTGCGGATGATTGTCGCCAGCCTTCTCGTGAAGGACCTGTTGATTGACTGGCAGGAAGGCGCACGGTGGTTTTGGGATACCCTCGTGGATGCCGACCTCGCTCAGAACACTCTGGGCTGGCAGTGGACGGCAGGCTGCGGGGCGGACGCCGCGCCTTACTTCCGCGTATTCAATCCCGTCAGCCAGGGCGAGAAATTCGACCCGCACGGCGATTACGTCCGCCGCTGGTGTCCCGAACTGGGGAAGCTGCCGCCGGATTGGATTCATCAGCCAGACAAAGCACCCCTGGAGACCCTCCGCGCTGCCGGCGTCGAGCTGGGCCGCACCTATCCGGAACCCGTCGTCAGCCACGCTATCGCCCGTGAAGTGGCGCTGGAGGCCTTTGCGCGAATCAAAAGGCCCTCCGCTTGA
- a CDS encoding TIGR01777 family protein, with protein sequence MNTLVTGASGFIGRVLASRLAKNGHRVVTLRRAGSGDHAGPTWNPDTGQVHLEPAGALDAVVHLAGENIAQRWTRSAKARIRSSRVDATRLLCEALTRLPQPPQVLVCASATGFYGDRGDKVLDERSGPGSGFLPEVCQAWEAAADAARQRGIRVVHVRLGIVLARHGGALAKMLPAFRLGLGGRLGDGRQYWSWITLDDLLRVVEWTMNNDSVSGAVNAVSPEAVTNAHFTKALARAMRRPALVSVPTIAVKWVFGEMGREALLASARVRPARLIENGFAFRFPQLDSAFGQMLSQSDQTA encoded by the coding sequence AAGAACGGCCATCGCGTGGTGACGCTGCGTCGCGCTGGCAGTGGTGATCACGCTGGACCAACGTGGAATCCAGACACCGGCCAAGTCCATCTCGAACCCGCCGGCGCACTCGACGCCGTCGTGCATCTGGCGGGCGAGAACATCGCGCAACGCTGGACACGCTCGGCCAAGGCCCGCATCCGAAGCAGCCGCGTAGACGCGACGCGGCTGCTCTGCGAGGCCCTGACCCGGCTACCTCAACCGCCGCAGGTCTTGGTCTGCGCCTCGGCGACAGGGTTTTACGGCGACCGGGGCGACAAAGTTCTTGACGAGCGCAGCGGGCCGGGCTCGGGTTTTCTTCCCGAGGTTTGCCAGGCCTGGGAAGCGGCGGCGGACGCAGCCCGGCAGCGTGGCATTCGTGTCGTGCATGTGCGGCTCGGCATTGTGCTGGCCCGCCACGGCGGCGCGCTGGCCAAGATGTTGCCCGCATTTCGACTTGGGTTGGGCGGACGGTTGGGCGATGGCCGGCAGTATTGGAGTTGGATTACGCTCGATGATTTGCTGCGCGTGGTCGAATGGACGATGAACAACGACAGCGTCAGCGGCGCTGTGAACGCGGTGTCGCCCGAGGCGGTCACGAACGCCCACTTCACGAAAGCGCTCGCCCGGGCGATGCGAAGGCCCGCGTTGGTGTCTGTGCCGACGATCGCGGTGAAGTGGGTTTTCGGCGAGATGGGCCGGGAAGCTTTGCTGGCGAGCGCGCGGGTGCGGCCGGCGCGGCTGATCGAAAACGGGTTCGCATTCCGGTTCCCGCAACTTGATTCCGCCTTCGGACAGATGCTGAGCCAATCAGATCAAACTGCATGA